tttGTCAACTCTCAAGGCATGAAGCTACACACACTCAGGCAAACACACAAAATCCCACTCCTTTCCTTAATCTCCTGTTTCTTTCTCCACATCAGAGTTCACCTGCTCGTGACATCTAGGCTCAGAGAAGAGAGGTGTCCAGAGTCCATCTGAGAACCCTTAAGTGGGGGGGATGCTGTTACTCTAACCTTCACACAAAGGTTAGGGACAACGGAATAGCTCTTCCCCCTCCTCACCATTCACAATTTTCACTCCCTGGCTCTACCTTATCCGTCAGCCAAGAGCAAACGTGTTAGCACAGTCCACCTGCAGCACATGGAAATGGGCTCTGTCTACATCCCTCACCCAGGTATGGAAGTATTGGGGGAGCGGTCCCTGAGGATCAGCAAGGGTTAACGCAGAGGGCAAGAGGACAGATGAGTTTGGCTTGAGCTCTGCCTGGGGATGGCAGACAGAGGCTACAGACTAGCACAGGTTTAGAACTAATTACCGTTTTTAGTTTGGGGCTCACATGATTTTACTAGGGGCAGTGGAGGAGAGACCCCTTAGAGGGCTCTCTGCTGATCAGACACATTCTTGCTAACTGGGCTTATGCTTAACTAGGCTCTGCCAAATTGAGAAGCAGTTGAAAATAAACGATTAAAGGAGATTAACAGAGAGTAAGAATAGCTGGTGCAAGAAGAGCTGGTGGCTCCTGGGATGAATGCCACTGAGCCATTTGTAAAGTGCTACTCTGACATCCCCCATGGAATTATTGCTTCTCCAAAGGAGAAGCAGGGGAAGAAACAGGAACATAGAAATGGGTATGTTATGGTATTGCTATTGCTCACTGCTCAGGCTGACAGTCAAATGGAGCCAGGGGTTAACAGCACCAAAGATAACCAGGCAGCTCCAGAAGATTCCATGAGACCATGAGATACAGAGGCACTCACCCTCCCAGCCAGCTGACCCCGTGGCCCACAGTAATGTCAAAGAGACTTACCCCACATCATAACATCATATTCACATTTCTTAAATTTCATAAGCGGTATTTTGGAGCACTGAGGGTTAGGCCTCAAGAAATGATGGGCTGGGGGCAGAAGGAGCAGGCCTGCTCTGCAGAGCCAAAGGTCAAGCTTGCTTAGAAAAAAGACAAATCATGGCTTAGCAAAAGAGGATGATGACAATGTAACTCTTCCAGCTGCTGCCTGACTTGAAGCTCTGCGGAGGTGAAGGAAGGGAAGGGCTCTTTTGCCACTGAGGACCCCCAAGCACCCATACCTAGAGCAAACAGCAGCACCCCTTCAAAGGGGAACCAGTACCCCTGACTACTTTGTTCCCCAGAAGTACCATCCTGTTGGACAGAAGCCTCCCTTGTGGGAGCATACTCTCCCTGCAGTGACTGAACTCAGAAATGGGTATCCAGCTGGCAGCAGGGGAGGGAGTATCCTCTCAGCAGGCTTCTGAGCATCAGCCAGGCCACCAAGCACACAAACATAATTCAGGGGATGGGACCTGGGTTCTTCCCTTGCCCCTTCACCTTAAGTgagacagggagaaaaaaaacttaAACCTCAGTGATCCCCAAAAGGAGTCTCTGCCTCAGTGGCTCTTGGAACTGGCAGGGTCCAGCTGATTCAGCTCTGACTGGTCCAGAAGTTCAAAGTCATCCCCCTCTGCATCAGTGTCCAGGTCTGAACTGGGGGCCCGGAGGAAGCCTCTTGTTGCTCTCCGAGGAGGTGGGCCAGAAGGGCCTGGCTGGGAAGCCCCTGACAAGGCCAGCTGGATCATGCCTTGGGAGACCAAGCTGGCAAGGTTGCTGGTGAGGTTGGATCCGGTGGGCAGCGCACCAAGCAGGAGCTCCGGCAGTGCAGCCTCAGCCTGGCTAGCAGGGGGCGCCTGGGGCTCCTCAGCTCCTGGTGGAGAACGGTACATCAAGCTGGGCATCCCAATGCTAGTATCATCCTCATCATCCAGGCCAGCAGGATCCACATTAATGGAAGGGAAGTCTGGAAGGTCTCTGGCAAAGGATTCCTCTGGGTCACTGTGACCATCTAGGTCTGGGAGAATAGAGGGATATCTGAGACATGGCAACTACCTGGCCCTCCTGTGCCCCAGCCCCACAAAATCAGCCCCATATAACCGTATTTTTCCACCCTGGATTTCTCAGGGTGAAACAAAACCTGTGGCACTGGTCAGGTTTTCCCCTTCACTTATGGAGTGCTGTGACCTCTACTGGCCAGAGAACTCCCCTCTCTTCCTCTAACACGCCTAACCCTCTCCCTGCCGGGAGCCTAGAACCTGAGGCTGCTAAGGGACTGAGGGTTTCAAGGAGGGCAGCAGTGTCATCCTAGCTGTAGCCATACCCTAAGGCTGCTCAGCAACCTGATCCACAGCTCAGAACACAGGAGAGGAGGGGACAGTATCCTTGCTGCCCAGGGGAAGCTGAGAGGCAACCATCAAAGTCATCAACTCAGATCCAAGGTTCTCACCTTCAGATCCTTCTGTTAGAGGTGTTTGGCCCCGTGAAAGATTGAATGTGCCATTGTCTGTACAGGAGACCTCAGCATCTGAGTGCTCGGAGTCTGTGATGGCCAATTCCCTGGCAACAGCAGAATCATCCAGCTTGGGAAAAGAAAAGACCGACAAACCTGAAGAGATGATGCCATTAGGAACAGGTGCAGTTGCCCAGTTACAGCTTTACTAATAAGTGGGCCCAAAGGCTACCCTATTGCCAGTGGTGTAACCAGGCATGGATGGGGGCTTTTGTCAAAATCCTGATCCCTTTAGGCTGCTCCCTCAAGAAAAACACCTTGATTCATCAATCTTGAGCACAGAAAGGAAAGCAGTCTTGAAAGTCAATCAATCATGCATTCTTAACCAAACAAGTGACCCAGAGAATACTTTGCACAGGTGGCCAGGAGAATACATACGCTGCCTGAGCTAAGGTAGGCTGTGCTGTTTAAAAGACAATCATGCcatgctgctggacagtgactgtaatggggtatgtggtgggcacttgataatggggggaatctgttaaccacaatgttgctcatgtaattgtatattaatgataccaaaataaaaaataaataaataaaaagacaatcaTGCCTGTTCTAGAGGTTCTGCCATGATGGAGTAAAAAGGAGACATGGAAGAGGGGTGCTGGTCACCAGGCTCAAAGTGAGACCCATGTACAAAGCCCCAATATAACACTAGGTTTTCTCCTCACTGCTCTGTGGGCAAGGAGGGGAGGGCCTTGGAGAACCCATAATGAGCCTGGTGGTTACCGCCTAAATGTGAGGTGCCAAATGGATGAAAGGGAGCTAAGGAAAACTGGCCAGTGGTTCACTGCCCACACCCAAGATACCTGAGGACAGAAGGCAGCAAGCTCCTCTTCACTGTCACTGTGGTTGTCCCTGGTATGTTCTGAGTGTAGAGCTCTGCGGCGCACTATGTGGAAAGAACAGAAGGCTTTGACACCTAACCTAGAGAGGAGACGCCCCCCACACCTGCTTTGGACTTCAAAGGCATGAAATCAGGACATAAGCAAATGAACCCCTCTGAATATGGCCCTAAGCCTATATAACAATGCCTGAGGAGAAGATTGCTGAGCTTAAGTGGCAAAGGTAAGCTAACAACACAGGAGAGAAAAATCTCTTCCAACCTCTCTCCCTCTACCAGCTCTCCTCATTTCTGTTCTGGTCAAATGACCAACTACCAGGCTTGTTAACAACTCACAGAAGCAGCTAGGGGCAGGCCAGATGTCCAGGTGAAAAGTGAACACTTTCCTAAGAGAGGGCAAAGAGAGATGCCCCATCTCTTATATCAGGGCTTTTGAGGGCTGATACCATTCAACTGGCTACCCCAGCCATGGTGATTACATGCAGGCTTCTTTGAAGGCCAGGGCTTAAAGAAACATTCAATCTGACCAGaccacagaaagaaggaaaaagtctGCACAGCTGTCATTTGGGTGTTGGAGGATCCTGGGCTAGTGTACTTCTGGCATCTGAAGTGTTGGCAGTTTTGAATCATCTTTGAAAGCAGCTTTCAGTAGAGAAAAGAGACCTGGCTTAGGGGTTTAAAAGACCTGCACAGCCATTCACTATGAGCTTCAATTTCAACTGGAAAAGGAAGATAACACTACCCCCTTCTCAAGGTGGTTGTTAAGGTTAAGTAAGAGGACATGCAGTGCAGCCAGCACAGTAGTTGGGCATATGGAAAATGCTTCATAAAAGTAGCAACCACTAGGGGTATCTCCGCTGTCTGTCTCTGTTTCAACTTAGGAGAGCTTTTCTcagatttatttaaaatgcatgtCTAGAATTCCAaatgagaaaaactgagaagTCTGCATAGATGTCCCTGGAATACAGTATCATTTTTACCTACCATCCACACTTCTCCCACTTACAAGGACCTGTTATAGCACCTCCAGGTTTCTTCTCTCCCCCAAACTGCCCAAGTAGAAGGAGGCATCCCCTTGACACTTacattgtctctctctctgcttggACATCATGTAGCCACGGACACTGAAGTCCAGCCGCTGCAGAGCTGGCTTGAGCCGTACATATGCTCGATCCCACAGCCGGTGGTACACAGCAAGGGGCCACATCATGACAGTGACAACTAGAGAGTGGGAAACAGTGGCAAAATGGAAAAGGGGCTGCATGAAACAGTCCTAACTGTCCCTCTGCTATTGTGTCCTTCAGGCTTGGATACAGTGTGAACAGCTGGTCATCTCCACTGGTTTCCCTACTATGTGAAGAAGTTGGGGGGGGAGGCACACACTCTGGCAGCCGCCTACAGGGATGTGCACAGCTGTGTGGTGCTGATGCACTGAGGGCAGAACCCAGCAGTGCGGTCACTTGCATATGGGTGTCACTGAGCCATAAACAAGGCTCAGTGAGGTAGCAATACCTCAGAAACTACACAACAGGTCATGTGAGCTTCTGATATAATGGCCACAGCCATAACCACTCAGTTCTTCCAGCCCCAAACAAGCAGAGTTCATGCCAAAAAGAAGTCACTAAATTTACAGAACTGCTGCAGGGTAAACAGAACCTAGCAGAGGATCCCCTAAGAGTTAGGTTGTATCTGATGATACACAATATACTGACTCTAAAAATCCCCTCCTTAAATAGGGACAGACAGTCCTTTATAGTTGGTAATACAATGTATGTTAGAGGACCCTCATCAATTTCTAAAGCTGACTtgagaaaataactttttatgtTGGGAGCCtgctacaaataagaaagatattttcatgatACTAAACAGGTCATGAAAATAGAAAGTCCTCTCTCTAGACCCAGAGTTAGCTATAGCTGAAAAGCCATTATGAGGGTAAGTTCAGGAGAGAGGCACAGGCCATACTTACGTATGAAGTAGGACAGCAGGAGCCCAGGGATGTAGCGGCCCAAGACAGCCAAAAAGGTCAGTATCCCACAACTCAGCAAGCAGAACTAGGGGAGCCAGGAAATAGTATTAAGTTTCTGCTATATGGCAGGAGACTGGGGTAGGGATGGGGGGTAAGATGGAGATGTACTGAAATGATTCTTAATGACCTATGAGTATAAAGCATAGACAGAATGACAGGTGTATCCAGCCACTGCCGCATCCAGTGGTGGTTCTGTTTGGGAGGAAAAGGAGGATGTCCACTTCTATTCAAACTTCTTATATGTGGCTAACCCCACAGGGCTGCACTTTTCATGCTGAGAAATTGGTTTGAATAGGACTTAGCCAAAAATTCTCTCTGAAAGCTAGTGTTGGTGGTGGGTTTTTTAagtcaaagtaaaacaaaaaaacccaacaacctACCACATTTAATATGATACTGACTGCACAAAAGCAAGCTTTCCTTCCCATCTTGGGGCGGGAAGATGGCCTAATCTAAGTGTAAGCATTCAAAGGAGGAGTCTTGTGGCCACTCAGAAGCTTCTTCCTAAAACTTCCCTTTGTCTCCACAAACCTCATGGTCTTTTCTTTCTTGAATGAGGATACATAGTAAAAGAGCTGTTTTAGTTTGGCATAGACTGAACTGAGGAGccagaaatgaaagtgaaaaaggGAAGAGTCTTACCTTGCCTGGGCTTTGCTTTTTGAAAAGCAAAAGATTCCTTATGAAAATGGTCCCACTAACCCAGACTTCAGCTACATGGTGGCAGAGCTCGGGCACGCTGAGCAACCGAGGGTGCACAAAGCCCCAgctaagggagagagaaggggagctGTGAAAGGAGGGTATTGAAGGTTCCCCACATGTTGCTGTATAGGCAGCCAGTGTATCCGGGTTTCAATAGGAACTGGGAGTGGCTAGTCTGAGGTACTTTGGAGGTGAAGCATGACTTTCTTTTTAGCTCACCCAGGTTGAAACTTGAATTTAGGGAGTAGGAGAGCAGACTTGTTCTGACAACTCCACCCTGTGAGCAAGCAGCCCAGTCCCTGTATATAAACCTGTCCACCAACTCCAAGGCCCTTTTGTGCTTAGAAACATCTGCCCTGCGCTCAGACCATTGCAATTCACAGTGATTGCAATCCGGGGTTAAAAGTAAAGGACAGTCTGAAACCACTGGTGCTGAGGGGAAGGCAATGGTGGATGAACCCTcagaatataaataaaaccaaaataaactGTAGCAGAGAAAATTCCTTGGATCAAACACATGGGATGAATgaacagagaaatgaaagcaggagttgtaaAGACACAAGAGGAATCTTTGGCTTGCTGATACCAGAACCAATGCGTTTTCTGACCAGGAACTTTAAATAGCAAGTCATAGAAAACACTTAATGACCTGGCATAAAAGCCAGGAGACAAATTAGATAAGCTGTCTCTAAGTTTTCACACTAGGGCTGAATGATGCAGCTAATTCCCTGGTATGTCAGGTTTTGGGACACAATAATGCTTCCTTTTCAGAAACTTCTCTTGTAAATATCAGAGGCCACTAGCCATCTCAACATATTGCTGCCTGAACTTTAGGATTTGTTAAAATGATTATTTGGAACAGACTAGGTTCTCAGCTTATACTTGGTGTCCAGAACACAGAGTTAACAACATGTAACCAGAATATTACAACAAGAGAATCAATCAGAGCAAGAAAAAGGGATTTAATTAGTGTTCCATACCTCTCATTGTCTAATGCGTCGGGTCTTGGCACTACAATATTAAAACAAACACGAGCATTAGTTGGTAGGGAAACTAAACATGAAAATGTTAGGCTGTTTGTCTGACAGCTCAAGTTTTAATAGGTTTcggaaaaagaaaacag
The sequence above is a segment of the Manis pentadactyla isolate mManPen7 chromosome 4, mManPen7.hap1, whole genome shotgun sequence genome. Coding sequences within it:
- the RETREG3 gene encoding reticulophagy regulator 3 isoform X1, which produces MAEAVGVAAAPGPASGPTFRSSRAMSGSWERDQQVEAAQRVLVEVLGPYEPLLSRVQAALVWERPAKSALWCLGLNAAFWFFALTSLRLVFLLAFNLMIIVCIDQWKNKIWPEIKVPRPDALDNESWGFVHPRLLSVPELCHHVAEVWVSGTIFIRNLLLFKKQSPGKFCLLSCGILTFLAVLGRYIPGLLLSYFILVTVMMWPLAVYHRLWDRAYVRLKPALQRLDFSVRGYMMSKQRERQLRRRALHSEHTRDNHSDSEEELAAFCPQLDDSAVARELAITDSEHSDAEVSCTDNGTFNLSRGQTPLTEGSEDLDGHSDPEESFARDLPDFPSINVDPAGLDDEDDTSIGMPSLMYRSPPGAEEPQAPPASQAEAALPELLLGALPTGSNLTSNLASLVSQGMIQLALSGASQPGPSGPPPRRATRGFLRAPSSDLDTDAEGDDFELLDQSELNQLDPASSKSH
- the RETREG3 gene encoding reticulophagy regulator 3 isoform X2; amino-acid sequence: MAEAVGVAAAPGPASGPTFRSSRAMSGSWERDQQVEAAQRVLVEVLGPYEPLLSRVQAALVWERPAKSALWCLGLNAAFWFFALTSLRLVFLLAFNLMIIVCIDQWKNKIWPEIKVPRPDALDNESWGFVHPRLLSVPELCHHVAEVWVSGTIFIRNLLLFKKQSPGKFCLLSCGILTFLAVLGRYIPGLLLSYFILVTVMMWPLAVYHRLWDRAYVRLKPALQRLDFSVRGYMMSKQRERQLRRRALHSEHTRDNHSDSEEELAAFCPQLDDSAVARELAITDSEHSDAEVSCTDNGTFNLSRGQTPLTEGSEGAEEPQAPPASQAEAALPELLLGALPTGSNLTSNLASLVSQGMIQLALSGASQPGPSGPPPRRATRGFLRAPSSDLDTDAEGDDFELLDQSELNQLDPASSKSH